The Horticoccus luteus DNA window CGCGCGAATCCGCCACGATTCCCGCGCCGGATTGCACGTGCGCGACGCCGTGCTGCACGAGCATCGAGCGAATCACGATGTTCATTTCCATCGCCCCGCCGTAGCTGATCCAGCCGAGCGCGCCGGTGTAAAACCCGCGCCCCACCGGCTCCAGTTCTTCAATAATCTCCATCGTGCGCACCTTCGGGCAACCCGTGATCGTGCCGCCCGGAAACATCGAACGCAGCACGTGCGCCCACGTGCGCCCCGCCGCGAGCCGCCCTTCCACCTGCGAGACGATGTGCATCACGTGCGAATAGTGTTCGAGCACCATGAACTCCTTCACCACCACGCTCCCGTAAGCCGCCACCCGGCCGATGTCGTTGCGAATCAGATCCACGAGCATCAAGTGCTCCGCTCGCTCCTTTTCGCTCGCCAGCAGCTCCGCGGAGAAATGCGCATCGGGCCGCACCGCGTCGCCGCGCGGCCGCGTCCCCGCGATCGGCCGCGAACTCACCACGCCGTCCGCCAGCCGCACCAGCAATTCCGGCGAACCGCACACCAACGCGAACTCCGGCAACCGCAGCAGCCCCATGTAGGGCGACGGATTGATCCGCCGCAACGCCGCGTAAATCGCCACCGGCGTCAGATCAGTCGTCCGGCTCGTGCGCCGCGAAAGGTTAACCTGATACGTGTCGCCCGCCGCGATGTAATCATGCACGCGCCGCACCGCTTCCTTCCAAGCGTCCGCCGCAAACGAAGGCGGCGGCGCCGGGCGACGTGGCATCCCTTCGTCCTCCGCACCCGTCCCGAATCCTCCCGCGTGCGCGGCATCGCTGAACGCCGCGTCCTCGTCCCGCCACCGCACCAACGCCGCCCGCGCGCATGCGTCCGCCTGCGCAAAAGCCTCGTCCACGCCCGCGCCCGCCGGCACCTCGCGCCACACCACGATGCCGAGCGTCCGCTCCTGATGATCGTAAACGAACAGCTCGCGCGTCTCGATAAACGCATACAACGGCACGTCGAGATCGCGTCGGGCCTGCTGCGACAGACGCTCCCACGTGCGCACGAGATCGTAACCGCACACGCCGATCAGCCCGCCCGTCATCGCCGGCCAGTCCGCGAGCACCGGCGCGCGCGTTTCGGCGAGCAGCGCCGCCAGCACGTCAAGCGGTGCACCGCGGCGGATTTCGTGTCTTTCCCGACCTTCCCCGTCCCACACCACCGCCGCTTCTTCGCGCCCGGTGATGACGCGCGCCGCCCGGTCGCAAACAAACGTGAAACGCCCCGCCTGCGCGCTCTCGAGCAGCACCGTCGCAGGACCCCGCGTCAGCGCCGCCCACGTGCGCGGCAGCGCCACGTCGCGCCAGACCCGCGCCGCTGGCAAACGCGTGCAGCCTTCGCTCCGCCACCCCCGCCAATCCTCCACGTGAACGTCACGCATGAGTATGGCCGGCAGTCGCCAGCACGCACCGAGTTGTTCGTGGAAGCCGCATCGCCTTCACGTTTTCCTGAAGCACGCGCCAACGTCACGACCATTCGCGCTCCACGCCGTCCCACTGCCGCCCGCCCATCACGCGAATGACCCGGATAAAACCGCCAGCGCAAAACGCCGCCGGATGAAACCTCACGCCTCTCGCATAGCTCTCATTTTTCCACTCCCATATTCGCGTGAATTCGCGTCCTTCGCAGGCGCGCTCATCGTAGTGTCCTCGCGAACCGAGCTTTCGATTCGCCTCCGCAGCAGCCCGCGTTGAAGGTGCGCCGCATGCAAGTCTGGCAAAGCCCCCACGGTCGTCCGCTCCCCGTTCCCGGCGCGCGCACGCTGCTCATGGGCGTGCTCAACGTCACTCCCGATTCGTTCTCCGATGGCGGCCAGTTATCCTCCCTCCACGCCCTCGTCGATCGCGCCGGCGCCATGCTGGCCGCCGGGGCCAACCTGCTCGATCTCGGCGGCGAATCGACCCGCCCCGGCGCCCTCACCATTTCCGCCGCCGAGGAGTGCGATCGCGTGCTTCCCGCCATCGCCGCATTGCGCCGCGCCTGGCCGGCGGTGCCGCTCTCGATCGACACATATAAAGCCGAGGTCGCCGAAGCCGCTCTCGCCGCCGGCGCCGATCTCATCAACGACGTCTGGGGTTTCACGCACGGCCTCGACGCCGCGCAACGCACCGCGTGGCGCGCTTACGCCGAATCATCCGCCCGTCGTGCAACGTCTCCCGCTTTGTCCTCCGCCGCGCCAGCGCCTTCCCCCCTGACGCCGCCGCCTCTCTCCCCGATGGCCGAAGTCGCCGCGCGCCTGCGCGCCCCGGCCATCCTCATGCACAATCGTCCCGACCGCGCTTACGACGATTTCTGGGCCGATCTACTCCTCGACCTTCGCACCAGCCTCGCCCTCGCCCGCGCCGCCGGCGTGCCGGATCGCCAGCTCTGGCTCGACCCCGGCTTCGGCTTCGCCAAAGACGTCGCGCAAAACCTCGCCGTCCTCCGCGATCTGCACCGCATCGTCGCCCTCGGCTTCCCCGTGCTCGTCGGCACTTCGCGCAAATCCACTCTCGGCGCCGTGCTCGGCACCCGCGTCGACGACCGCGTCGAAGCCGGTGGCGCCACCGTCGTCTGGGCGATCCAGCAAGGCGCCGCCATGGTCCGCGTGCACGACGTCCACGAAATGGCTCGCTTTGCGCGCATGGCCGACGCGATTAAATCCGGCTTGGGCTTCACGCCCGTCTGACGCCATGGACAAACTCATCCTCCGCGAACTCCACTTCATCGCCCGCCACGGCGTCCTGCCCATCGAGCACGAAAACAGCCAGCACTTCTCCGCCACGCTGGAACTCGAACTCCCGCTCGCGGCCGCCGGCCAGCACGATCGCCTCGACGAAACCATCGATTACTGCGCCGTGCAGGCGGTCGTGCGCCAGATCATCGAAGGCTCGCATCGCAAACTCATCGAAACCCTCGCCGAAAGTGTCGCCGCCGCGCTGTTGCAGGCGTTTCCATTGCTCGTCGCCGTGACCGTGGAAATCCTCAAGCCGCGCCCGCCCGTCGATTTTCAATTCGCCGGCGTCGCCGTGCGCATCCGTCGCGCCCGCCCGTCCGCCGCGTCGTAAAATGCCTGACCGCCTGCCCCAAGCCCTGATTGGCGCCGGCGCCAATCTTGGCGACCGCGCCGCCACCCTCGCCGCCGCCTTGGAACGCCTGCGCGCCGCGCCCGGCATCGCTGTGCTCGCAGCGTCTTCGATTTACGAAACCGCGCCGGTCGGCCCGGTCGATCAACCGAATTTCCTCAACCTCGTCGCCGGTGTGGAAACCACCCTCACGCCCGAGGCGCTGCTCGCCTTGTTGCTCGACGTGGAACACGCCTTCGGCCGCGTGCGCAGCGAGCGCTGGGGCCCGCGCACGCTCGACCTCGACCTGCTCGCGTTCGAGGGCCAGACGCGCCGCACCGCCGACTTGCAGTTACCGCATCCGCGGATGCTCGAACGCAGCTTCGTCCTCGTGCCGCTCGCCGAACTCCTCGCCCGCCCACGCTTCCAACGCCCGGCCTGGGACGCCTTGCGCGCCTCCGCCGCCGCCTGCCCGCCGGATCCCGGCGTGCGCCGCTTCCGCTAAACTAAACCGCAAGTTTTCGGCGCCCGTTCCCGCCCCCGGCGGAATGCGGGCTTGCGCCTTGCGCCGCGTCATCTCTTTTTGCCCCCAACATGGCAGTGTCCGCGCCACGCCGCACCACCCCTCTGCGCTTCGTCCTGGTCGACGACACCGCGACCTTTCGCGAGCTGCTCAAGGAAGCGCTCCTGCGCCGCTTTCAACCCCTCGAACTGCGCGACTTCGCCAACGGTCGCGAAGCGCTCGACTCCTGCCTCGCCTCGCCGCCCGACCTGCTCATCGCCGATCTTTATCTGCGCGATTTCGACGGCCGCGATATCGTGCGCGAACTGCGCAACCGCCGGCTGGAGACTCGCGTGATTGTGCTCACCGCGCACCCGGAGGCGCAGTTGCCCGCCGAACTGGTGTCGCTCGGCGTCGCCGGTTTCGTCGATAAAAACTCCCCGCTCGACCAGATCGATCGCGCCGTGCAACGCGTGCTCGACGGCGGCATGTTTTTCTCTGCGGCGGTCCCGCCGCCCGTCTCCTTCGCGTCGGCCGGCCCGACCCTCCCTCGCGTGGGCGCGGAAGCCCTCTCGGAACGCGAGCAGGAAGTCGTCCGCCTCGTGGTGCGCGGGCTCGCCTCGAAGGAAGTGGGCGCGCAACTCAATCTCAGCACGCGCACGGTCGAAAAACACCGCGCCCGGATCTTCGCGAAGCTCGGCGTCCACGACGTCCCCACGCTCGTCCGCTGGTGCCTGCGCAACGGTTTGGGCTGAGCCTCCTCGCGCCACCACCGGCGCCCACGCGAGCGCGCCGCGCCGGCAAAAACGGCGTCAAGGCGCCAGCGCCGGGACGGCCCGCCCTCCCCGCGGAGACGAGAGATTATTGGTCAGCACGTAGACCACCATCGCGACGATCATGCAGATCGCCGCGACCCAAAAAAAGGGGTGATGATGAATCGGTTTCCGATGCGGCCGATGCTCGGCGGCGTGCGGACCTCCGTGCTGCTGGTTTTCAGGTTTGTCCATAAAAGGGGCGGGCCGGAGTCATTCGACCACGTGCCCGGGCAAACGTTACCGCCTCTCTTCAATTGAATCGCGATTCCCGCCAGCCGGCCGCAGCTCTCGACATCCATCCGCCTTCGTAACGCGCGACGAAGCCGGCTCTCCCGCGGACGATTTGCCGCAACCCCTTCTCTCTCGTCAGGCCGGCGCGGCACTCTGGACGGGCAGGAGGAATCGGAAGACTGCGCCCTGCCCCGGCTGCGACTCCACCTCCAGCCGGCCGCCTTGCAACGCGAGCAGTTCGTGCGTGATAAAAAGCCCGAGCCCCATCGACGCTTCCTTGCCCGTCGGCCGCGCCGACAACCGCGAGTACGGCGCAAACAGCCGCCCAAAATCCGCCGGCTGCAACCC harbors:
- the folB gene encoding dihydroneopterin aldolase — protein: MDKLILRELHFIARHGVLPIEHENSQHFSATLELELPLAAAGQHDRLDETIDYCAVQAVVRQIIEGSHRKLIETLAESVAAALLQAFPLLVAVTVEILKPRPPVDFQFAGVAVRIRRARPSAAS
- a CDS encoding response regulator transcription factor yields the protein MAVSAPRRTTPLRFVLVDDTATFRELLKEALLRRFQPLELRDFANGREALDSCLASPPDLLIADLYLRDFDGRDIVRELRNRRLETRVIVLTAHPEAQLPAELVSLGVAGFVDKNSPLDQIDRAVQRVLDGGMFFSAAVPPPVSFASAGPTLPRVGAEALSEREQEVVRLVVRGLASKEVGAQLNLSTRTVEKHRARIFAKLGVHDVPTLVRWCLRNGLG
- the folK gene encoding 2-amino-4-hydroxy-6-hydroxymethyldihydropteridine diphosphokinase; protein product: MPDRLPQALIGAGANLGDRAATLAAALERLRAAPGIAVLAASSIYETAPVGPVDQPNFLNLVAGVETTLTPEALLALLLDVEHAFGRVRSERWGPRTLDLDLLAFEGQTRRTADLQLPHPRMLERSFVLVPLAELLARPRFQRPAWDALRASAAACPPDPGVRRFR
- a CDS encoding dihydropteroate synthase, coding for MQVWQSPHGRPLPVPGARTLLMGVLNVTPDSFSDGGQLSSLHALVDRAGAMLAAGANLLDLGGESTRPGALTISAAEECDRVLPAIAALRRAWPAVPLSIDTYKAEVAEAALAAGADLINDVWGFTHGLDAAQRTAWRAYAESSARRATSPALSSAAPAPSPLTPPPLSPMAEVAARLRAPAILMHNRPDRAYDDFWADLLLDLRTSLALARAAGVPDRQLWLDPGFGFAKDVAQNLAVLRDLHRIVALGFPVLVGTSRKSTLGAVLGTRVDDRVEAGGATVVWAIQQGAAMVRVHDVHEMARFARMADAIKSGLGFTPV
- a CDS encoding anthranilate synthase component I family protein codes for the protein MRDVHVEDWRGWRSEGCTRLPAARVWRDVALPRTWAALTRGPATVLLESAQAGRFTFVCDRAARVITGREEAAVVWDGEGRERHEIRRGAPLDVLAALLAETRAPVLADWPAMTGGLIGVCGYDLVRTWERLSQQARRDLDVPLYAFIETRELFVYDHQERTLGIVVWREVPAGAGVDEAFAQADACARAALVRWRDEDAAFSDAAHAGGFGTGAEDEGMPRRPAPPPSFAADAWKEAVRRVHDYIAAGDTYQVNLSRRTSRTTDLTPVAIYAALRRINPSPYMGLLRLPEFALVCGSPELLVRLADGVVSSRPIAGTRPRGDAVRPDAHFSAELLASEKERAEHLMLVDLIRNDIGRVAAYGSVVVKEFMVLEHYSHVMHIVSQVEGRLAAGRTWAHVLRSMFPGGTITGCPKVRTMEIIEELEPVGRGFYTGALGWISYGGAMEMNIVIRSMLVQHGVAHVQSGAGIVADSRADRELDEAQRKAQALWVALEEAAKSYG